The following proteins are co-located in the Ostrinia nubilalis chromosome 22, ilOstNubi1.1, whole genome shotgun sequence genome:
- the LOC135083052 gene encoding nematocyst expressed protein 3-like → MAYLSSSNCSSSQLQSAPYDACPYAPDMLPAAERRRRARRPGPKRPSYKPTEQGPGFWAQRARPPAEPNRILEEFEILEGSKFQTDWNCPPASAAAATPDPSPRPNYNSNYSSSQLQSTPYDACPYAPDMLPARDQAVAGPPRAYLSSSNYTSSQLQSAPYDACPYAPDMLPAAERRRRARRPGPNSNCSSSQLQSAPYDACPYAPDMLPAAERRRRARRPGPKPETKL, encoded by the exons ATGGCCTATCTGTCCAGCTCCAACTGCTCGTCGTCGCAGCTGCAGAGCGCGCCCTACGACGCCTGCCCCTACGCGCCCGACATGCTGCCCGCCGccgagcgccgccgccgcgcgcgccgccccgGGCCCAAGAGACCAAGCTATAAGCCCACGGAACAGGGTCCTGGTTTCTGGGCCCAACGGGCTAGGCCGCCGGCTGAACCCAACAGAATCTTGGAAGAATTCGAGATCTTGGAAGGTTCTAAGTTCCAGACTGACTGGAACTGCCCGCCAGcgagcgccgccgccgccaccccGGACCCAAGCCCGAGACCAAACTATAA CTCCAACTACTCGTCGTCGCAGCTGCAGAGCACGCCCTACGACGCCTGCCCCTACGCGCCCGATATGCTGCCCGCCCGAGACCAAGCTGTAGCTGGACCACCCAG GGCATATCTCTCCAGCTCCAACTACACGTCGTCGCAGTTACAAAGCGCGCCCTACGACGCCTGCCCCTACGCGCCCGACATGCTGCCCGCCGccgagcgccgccgccgcgcgcgccgccccgGGCCCAA CTCCAACTGCTCGTCGTCGCAGTTACAAAGCGCGCCCTACGACGCCTGCCCCTACGCGCCCGACATGCTGCCCGCCGccgagcgccgccgccgcgcgcgccgccccgGGCCCAAGCCCGAGACCAAACTATAA